The following coding sequences lie in one Trueperaceae bacterium genomic window:
- a CDS encoding DinB family protein: MTDTQATAAPTAEAAAAFRAALADTLTRNYRMVAQLAAGVPEDAALRPLVPGGSHMNWLVGHLVANRDEMLRTMGRDPVRAEADDEAFGYGSDAAGAATRPLTEQLRDYDLANPPLQQAVAELTPGLLASSAGKRSVQERLAFLAWHETYHLGQLMLYRRAAGLESPIG, translated from the coding sequence ATGACCGACACGCAGGCAACCGCCGCCCCGACGGCCGAGGCCGCCGCCGCGTTCCGCGCCGCGCTCGCCGACACCCTCACCCGCAACTACCGCATGGTCGCCCAGCTGGCCGCGGGCGTGCCCGAGGACGCCGCCTTGCGGCCGCTCGTGCCGGGCGGCAGCCACATGAACTGGTTGGTGGGTCACCTCGTGGCCAACCGCGACGAGATGCTGCGGACCATGGGCCGCGACCCGGTGCGCGCGGAGGCCGACGACGAGGCGTTCGGGTACGGCAGCGACGCGGCGGGCGCCGCGACCCGCCCGCTTACGGAGCAGCTGAGGGATTACGACCTCGCCAACCCCCCGCTGCAGCAGGCCGTCGCGGAGCTGACGCCCGGCCTGCTTGCCTCCTCGGCCGGCAAGCGCAGCGTGCAGGAGCGCCTGGCGTTCCTCGCGTGGCACGAGACGTACCACCTCGGTCAGCTCATGCTCTACCGCCGCGCTGCCGGCCTGGAGAGCCCGATCGGCTGA
- the speA gene encoding biosynthetic arginine decarboxylase has protein sequence TYYTSANYGLREYADTVVYTVMESCQEWEVAHPIIVTESGRALTAHHSVVVVPVVDAIGPTRAPVDLPPLTGEVHALLRDMQELDAPVTVKTYREVFNEAVANKETMHSLFDLGYLSLLERAHFEQHYNRILQRVAKVVSGLDYVPEEFELLPQMLADKYVVNFSLFQSLPDHWAIKTLFPIVPLQRLGEKPTRDATLVDISCDSDGKIDRFIDLRDVRTTLPVHDLRPGEPYYLGVFLTGAYQDVLANAHNLFGRVNEAHVRLGHGGAEVELYVEGQKARRVIHNMGYETPELHAAVSRRAAELRAAGALSDAEVEELLQTYDRELVGYTYLEAL, from the coding sequence ACCTACTACACCTCCGCCAACTACGGGCTGCGCGAGTACGCCGACACCGTCGTCTACACCGTCATGGAGTCGTGCCAGGAGTGGGAGGTGGCGCACCCGATCATCGTGACCGAGTCCGGGCGCGCCCTCACCGCCCACCACTCGGTGGTGGTGGTGCCGGTGGTCGACGCCATCGGTCCCACGCGCGCGCCCGTCGACCTGCCGCCCCTCACGGGCGAGGTGCACGCGCTGCTGCGCGACATGCAGGAGCTCGACGCGCCCGTGACCGTCAAGACGTACCGCGAGGTCTTCAACGAGGCGGTCGCCAACAAGGAGACGATGCATAGCCTCTTCGACCTCGGCTACCTGAGCCTGCTCGAGCGGGCGCACTTCGAGCAGCACTACAACCGCATCCTGCAGCGGGTGGCCAAGGTGGTGAGCGGGCTCGACTACGTGCCGGAGGAGTTCGAGCTCCTGCCGCAGATGCTGGCCGACAAGTACGTGGTGAACTTCTCGCTGTTCCAGAGCCTGCCCGACCACTGGGCCATCAAGACGCTCTTCCCGATCGTGCCCCTGCAGCGCCTCGGCGAGAAGCCCACGCGCGACGCCACGCTGGTAGACATCAGCTGCGATTCCGACGGCAAGATCGACCGCTTCATCGACCTGCGCGACGTGCGCACCACCCTGCCGGTCCACGACCTGCGGCCGGGGGAGCCCTACTACCTGGGCGTGTTCCTCACGGGCGCCTACCAGGACGTGCTCGCCAACGCCCACAACCTGTTCGGGCGCGTGAACGAGGCGCACGTGCGCCTGGGTCACGGCGGGGCCGAGGTCGAGCTGTACGTCGAGGGCCAGAAGGCGCGGCGCGTGATCCACAACATGGGCTACGAGACGCCCGAGCTACACGCGGCGGTGTCGCGCCGGGCGGCGGAGCTGCGGGCGGCGGGGGCGCTGAGCGACGCGGAGGTAGAGGAACTCCTGCAGACGTACGACCGCGAGCTGGTGGGCTACACCTACCTGGAGGCGTTGTGA
- a CDS encoding ABC transporter substrate-binding protein, with translation MHQTVGRTTVFSLLALALVAWALITPASAGHGLALAQEGVLRIGAVVSSTGPSAALGASEAHTLAMLASSLEGRSGVRLELEVLDDGSDVATAVELVTDLLAKNEVDAIICCTRSEASLAVVAPMQAARVPLISLAAAAPIANPAESRRWVFSTTPPDSLILQGVVADMQARGVTDMAFLGLSDAFGESGLVELQLLLPGSGIHLDQAVRYDSGASSYTAPALAAILSRPQVVLVWGIVDDSARMVRELRDRGFGGDIYVSHGVGNDRFIELAGPAAEGVRLAVGPLLVAADLAANAPTRDVALAYARQYEAAYPGESVTTFGGHAYDAVMALAHAGDFAQERGALATKDIVVKRLALRDALEGMGPFVGVGGVFDFTGTDHQGLDARAYVVAQIKDGAWHLAD, from the coding sequence ATGCACCAGACCGTCGGCCGCACCACCGTCTTCTCGCTGCTCGCCCTGGCCCTGGTCGCCTGGGCCCTCATCACCCCCGCCTCCGCCGGTCACGGCCTGGCCCTCGCCCAAGAGGGCGTCCTGCGCATCGGCGCCGTCGTCTCAAGCACCGGCCCCTCCGCCGCCCTCGGCGCCAGCGAGGCGCACACGCTCGCCATGCTGGCGAGCAGCCTGGAGGGCAGGAGCGGAGTGCGGCTCGAGCTGGAGGTCCTCGACGACGGCTCCGACGTGGCGACCGCCGTCGAGCTCGTCACCGACCTGCTCGCCAAGAACGAGGTCGACGCCATCATCTGCTGCACCCGCTCGGAGGCGTCGCTGGCCGTCGTGGCGCCCATGCAGGCCGCCCGCGTGCCCCTCATCAGCCTCGCCGCCGCCGCGCCCATCGCCAACCCGGCCGAGTCGCGGCGCTGGGTCTTCTCCACCACCCCGCCCGACAGCCTGATCCTGCAGGGCGTGGTCGCCGACATGCAGGCCCGCGGCGTGACGGACATGGCGTTCCTGGGACTAAGCGACGCGTTCGGCGAGAGCGGCCTCGTCGAGCTGCAGCTGCTGCTGCCCGGAAGCGGCATCCACCTGGACCAGGCGGTGCGCTACGACTCCGGCGCCAGCTCCTACACGGCGCCCGCGCTCGCCGCCATCCTGTCGCGGCCGCAGGTCGTGCTGGTGTGGGGCATCGTCGACGACTCCGCCCGCATGGTGCGCGAGCTGCGCGACCGGGGCTTCGGGGGCGACATCTACGTCAGCCACGGGGTGGGCAACGACCGCTTCATCGAGCTGGCTGGCCCCGCCGCCGAGGGCGTCCGCCTCGCGGTCGGACCCCTGCTCGTCGCCGCCGACCTGGCCGCCAACGCGCCCACGCGCGACGTGGCCCTCGCCTACGCGCGCCAGTACGAGGCCGCGTACCCCGGCGAGAGCGTGACGACGTTCGGCGGTCACGCCTACGACGCCGTCATGGCGCTGGCGCACGCCGGCGACTTCGCTCAGGAGCGGGGCGCCCTCGCGACGAAGGACATCGTGGTCAAGCGCCTGGCGCTGCGCGACGCCCTCGAGGGGATGGGCCCGTTCGTCGGCGTGGGCGGGGTGTTCGACTTCACCGGCACCGACCACCAGGGGCTCGACGCCAGGGCCTACGTGGTGGCCCAGATAAAGGACGGCGCCTGGCACCTGGCGGACTGA
- a CDS encoding helix-turn-helix domain-containing protein translates to MSGPEHVTASLADLLADATLGLALVAGPADARYSALRWPAREADRPWLAPGDLRIVVAGGADDLAGPAPTTELERALRPPPAVLLYALTPTERKLPPSLAGRPRLAGRLLPAGTALVTSPPAVAPELVARAALRALVRATTGAGLALGAPQAHLLAGLEAAKPERDLLERLHDLTGTDLVLLSAWGDVVARAGAGNWRPRAGAAGAPPVAAWGEGEVRLGGRPALLLHVMQAGRRRGTLLAFDAPGWARPWLELTRTLLAAAAAMAAAETRAETAGAGALLSAWLAGPAGAERLAPLLARAGFGGGAPYRVGVAEVPRGGAGAQAHARPGADAAAERVREAVEEYFRQRGLSALTGAASDAASGAVTWLAAAPGQGAEADTVGTDLLAATRAALGAPAAAGAGSGAPGRSGVKTRGAAPGQATVRIGLSRAHTALGAAARAEREARLALAGAPAGGVATFDELDPVAWLVERPAADLALARERVIGPLLAADRHGKLMVTLAAYLAGPTDPAALAARLGVHVNTLRNRLKRIEELVGAPLANPETIARLWLVTRPPP, encoded by the coding sequence GTGAGCGGCCCCGAGCACGTCACCGCTTCCCTCGCCGACCTGCTTGCCGACGCTACGCTGGGCCTCGCCCTCGTCGCCGGCCCGGCAGACGCGCGCTACAGCGCGCTCAGGTGGCCGGCGCGCGAGGCCGACCGGCCGTGGCTCGCCCCCGGCGACCTGCGGATCGTCGTCGCCGGCGGCGCCGACGACTTGGCCGGTCCCGCGCCCACCACCGAGCTCGAGCGCGCGCTGCGCCCACCGCCCGCCGTGCTCCTGTACGCCCTCACCCCCACGGAACGGAAGCTGCCGCCCAGCCTCGCGGGGCGCCCCCGGCTCGCGGGGCGCCTCCTCCCCGCCGGCACCGCGCTCGTGACGTCCCCGCCCGCGGTGGCGCCGGAGCTCGTGGCGAGAGCGGCCCTGCGCGCACTGGTGCGCGCCACGACCGGCGCCGGGCTGGCCCTGGGCGCCCCGCAGGCCCACCTCCTCGCCGGGCTCGAGGCGGCCAAGCCGGAGCGCGACCTCCTGGAGCGCCTCCACGACCTGACGGGGACGGACCTGGTCCTCCTCAGCGCCTGGGGCGACGTGGTGGCCCGGGCCGGCGCCGGGAACTGGCGTCCGCGCGCCGGCGCGGCCGGCGCTCCGCCCGTGGCCGCCTGGGGCGAGGGCGAGGTCAGGCTGGGAGGCCGCCCCGCTCTCCTGCTCCACGTCATGCAGGCGGGGCGCCGCCGCGGGACGCTGCTCGCCTTCGACGCGCCCGGCTGGGCCCGGCCGTGGCTCGAGCTCACCCGCACGCTCCTGGCCGCCGCCGCCGCCATGGCGGCGGCCGAGACGCGCGCCGAGACGGCCGGCGCCGGCGCGCTGCTGAGCGCGTGGCTGGCGGGCCCGGCCGGCGCGGAGCGCCTGGCGCCGCTGCTGGCCCGCGCGGGTTTCGGTGGCGGCGCCCCCTACCGCGTTGGCGTGGCCGAGGTCCCACGCGGGGGCGCGGGCGCGCAGGCGCACGCCCGGCCGGGCGCCGATGCCGCCGCCGAGCGCGTGCGCGAGGCCGTGGAGGAGTACTTCCGGCAGCGAGGCCTGAGCGCCCTGACCGGCGCAGCTTCCGATGCCGCTTCCGGCGCCGTGACCTGGCTTGCCGCCGCACCGGGCCAGGGCGCGGAGGCGGACACCGTCGGCACCGACCTGCTAGCCGCGACCCGGGCCGCGCTGGGAGCGCCCGCGGCCGCCGGCGCCGGGAGCGGCGCGCCAGGTCGCAGCGGGGTCAAAACCAGGGGCGCTGCCCCCGGCCAGGCCACGGTGCGCATCGGCCTGAGCCGAGCGCACACCGCTCTCGGGGCCGCGGCCCGGGCCGAGCGGGAGGCGCGCCTCGCCCTCGCCGGCGCGCCGGCCGGCGGCGTCGCCACTTTCGACGAGCTCGACCCGGTGGCCTGGCTCGTCGAGAGGCCCGCCGCCGACCTCGCGCTGGCGCGGGAGCGCGTCATCGGACCGCTGCTTGCCGCCGACCGCCACGGGAAGCTCATGGTCACCCTCGCCGCCTACCTGGCGGGACCGACCGACCCGGCCGCGCTGGCGGCGCGGCTGGGAGTGCACGTGAACACGCTGCGCAACCGCCTGAAGCGCATCGAGGAGCTCGTCGGCGCGCCGCTCGCCAACCCGGAGACTATCGCCCGCCTGTGGCTCGTCACGCGTCCACCGCCCTGA
- a CDS encoding MBL fold metallo-hydrolase encodes MGTVHLLGTGAALSDKHRTTTMLALEGSATLLLVDCGGDAAHRLLAHDLDLGRVTGLVVTHEHADHVGGFALLMERLWLAGHRREFHVYGIPTALEQARRVHDAFDTSTWPSYPRLVYHEVAAEAGAPVVATPDFVVTAVPGAHAVPSIGLKVRDLVGGGVLTYSGDTERSALVEAEARGCDLLVHEASGAFPGHSSPADAAAVAAAAGTKRLVLVHLPPLPDGGAAYLAAARPVFAATELGNDGAVYSF; translated from the coding sequence GTGGGCACCGTTCATCTACTCGGCACGGGCGCGGCCCTGTCGGACAAGCACAGGACCACGACCATGCTGGCCCTGGAGGGGAGCGCGACGTTGCTGCTGGTCGACTGCGGCGGCGACGCGGCCCACCGGCTCCTGGCGCACGACCTCGACCTCGGGCGGGTCACCGGACTGGTCGTGACCCACGAGCACGCCGACCACGTCGGCGGTTTCGCGCTCCTCATGGAGCGGCTGTGGCTGGCCGGGCACAGGCGCGAGTTCCACGTCTACGGCATCCCCACGGCGCTGGAGCAGGCCCGGCGCGTGCACGACGCCTTCGACACCTCGACCTGGCCGAGCTACCCGCGACTCGTCTACCACGAGGTGGCTGCCGAGGCGGGCGCGCCGGTGGTCGCCACGCCCGACTTCGTCGTCACGGCGGTGCCGGGGGCTCACGCCGTGCCCTCCATCGGCCTCAAGGTCAGGGACCTAGTTGGCGGCGGAGTGCTCACCTACTCGGGCGACACGGAGCGCTCCGCGCTCGTCGAGGCCGAGGCGCGCGGCTGCGACCTGCTGGTCCACGAGGCCAGCGGCGCCTTCCCCGGGCACTCCTCGCCAGCGGACGCCGCCGCCGTGGCGGCCGCCGCCGGCACGAAGCGCCTGGTGCTCGTCCACCTGCCGCCGCTGCCCGACGGCGGCGCGGCCTACCTCGCCGCGGCCAGGCCGGTCTTCGCCGCCACCGAGCTGGGCAACGACGGCGCCGTGTACTCGTTCTGA
- a CDS encoding thioesterase family protein, with the protein MREIPPGYEARHEVLVTPAMTVDFEDRDDPRLGRLHPVYATYWLAKHMELVSRKLLLPFLEAGEESIGHSVNVNHLASALPGMRVRLTARCRRLETNRVHADCRAESELGDLVGEGATVQVVLSATRLASGFEGLAARWRAHIARAREER; encoded by the coding sequence GTGCGCGAGATCCCACCCGGCTACGAAGCGAGGCACGAGGTCCTGGTGACCCCCGCCATGACCGTCGACTTCGAGGACCGCGACGACCCGCGGCTCGGGCGCCTCCACCCCGTCTACGCCACCTACTGGCTCGCCAAGCACATGGAGCTGGTCAGCCGCAAGCTGCTCCTCCCCTTCCTCGAGGCGGGCGAGGAGAGCATCGGACACTCCGTGAACGTCAACCACCTGGCGTCGGCGCTGCCCGGCATGCGGGTGCGCCTCACCGCCCGCTGCCGCCGCCTCGAGACCAACAGGGTGCACGCGGACTGCCGCGCCGAGAGCGAGCTGGGGGACCTGGTGGGCGAGGGGGCGACGGTGCAGGTCGTGCTGAGCGCGACTCGGCTCGCCAGCGGCTTCGAGGGCCTCGCGGCGCGCTGGCGGGCGCACATCGCGCGGGCGCGGGAGGAGCGCTGA
- a CDS encoding deoxyribonuclease IV has product MALIGAHVSTAGGPYTAFDRGAAIGCTAVQIFVKSPNQWRAKALHETDVARFVTAHAEHAWPVTAHAAYLINLASSDEGVQEKSRAGLADELSRCGALGVGALVFHPGAHLGAGLEAGTELVARNLDAVLASTAGVATMVLLENTAGQGTTLGARFEELGRMLELLDQRERVGVCLDTCHAFAAGYDVSTEEGYEATLEEFDRHIGLERLLCVHLNDSKHPLGSRKDRHESIGAGEIGAACFARIVNDVRLASVPKILETPMGDDDQGHARDMATLRSFLTR; this is encoded by the coding sequence ATGGCACTGATAGGCGCTCACGTCTCGACCGCCGGCGGCCCCTACACAGCGTTCGACCGCGGCGCGGCTATCGGTTGCACGGCCGTGCAGATCTTCGTGAAGAGCCCCAACCAGTGGCGGGCCAAGGCGCTCCACGAGACCGACGTGGCGCGGTTCGTGACCGCCCACGCCGAGCACGCCTGGCCCGTCACGGCGCACGCCGCCTACCTCATCAACCTCGCCTCCAGCGACGAGGGCGTGCAGGAGAAGTCGCGCGCGGGCCTCGCCGACGAGCTGAGCCGTTGCGGCGCCCTGGGAGTGGGCGCGCTGGTGTTCCACCCCGGGGCGCACCTGGGGGCGGGGCTCGAGGCCGGCACCGAGCTGGTGGCGCGCAACCTGGACGCGGTGCTGGCTAGCACGGCGGGCGTCGCCACCATGGTGCTGCTGGAGAACACCGCCGGGCAGGGCACCACCCTGGGCGCGCGCTTCGAGGAGCTCGGCCGCATGCTCGAGCTGCTCGACCAGCGTGAGCGCGTTGGCGTCTGCCTCGACACCTGCCACGCCTTCGCGGCGGGTTACGACGTGAGCACGGAGGAGGGGTACGAGGCGACGCTCGAGGAGTTCGACCGCCACATCGGGTTGGAGCGGCTCCTGTGCGTGCACCTGAACGACTCCAAGCATCCGCTCGGCTCGAGGAAGGACCGGCACGAGAGCATCGGCGCGGGCGAGATCGGCGCGGCCTGTTTCGCGCGCATCGTCAACGACGTGCGGCTCGCTTCCGTCCCGAAGATCCTCGAGACGCCCATGGGCGACGACGACCAGGGCCACGCCCGCGACATGGCCACGCTCCGTTCCTTCCTCACGAGGTGA
- a CDS encoding dipeptidase has product MSEAVERALAAAASGREALASDLMEFVTIPSVSTDPAHRPDIDDAAAWLADRLRRAGVPEVSVVPTAGHPVVLGRWHHDPSAPTVIIYGHYDVQPPEPLELWESPPFEPRVRDGRIYGRGASDDKAGVLIALHAVAAAAVPNGTPPVNVTFLIEGEEEVGSPNLPRFLADHADALRADLAISADGGIFGVGVPSLTVGSRGLAGVEVTVTGANADLHSGMYGGAVANPIMALAHVLSSMQDEQGRVLVDGFLDGVEEPGPALRRAAAAVPTDDDDPGDLGLTGWWGDPAYTPAERRWLRPTLEVNGMWGGYQGGGIKTVLPKEAHAKITCRLVAGQDPDRVVRALTEHIERHAPAGVTVKVTPLPGKARAYLMPLDHPVLAIAGAAMEAVYGTAPFPVFTGGTVPVAEQFGSVLGTWCLYYAFGEPDNGLHAPNEFFRVAALEQGAAATVRLLYGLAAAPRALAAPI; this is encoded by the coding sequence GTGAGCGAGGCAGTAGAGAGGGCCCTAGCGGCCGCGGCGTCAGGGCGCGAGGCGCTGGCGTCCGACCTCATGGAGTTCGTGACGATCCCCAGCGTGAGCACGGATCCGGCGCACCGACCCGACATCGACGACGCCGCCGCCTGGCTGGCCGACAGGCTGCGGCGCGCCGGCGTGCCGGAGGTGAGCGTCGTGCCCACGGCGGGACACCCCGTCGTGCTTGGCCGCTGGCATCACGACCCCAGCGCGCCCACCGTGATCATCTACGGTCACTACGACGTGCAGCCGCCCGAGCCGCTCGAGCTCTGGGAGTCACCGCCGTTCGAGCCGCGGGTCCGCGACGGTCGCATCTACGGGCGGGGCGCCAGCGACGACAAGGCCGGCGTGCTCATCGCGCTGCACGCCGTGGCGGCCGCTGCGGTGCCCAACGGCACGCCGCCCGTGAACGTCACGTTCCTCATCGAGGGCGAGGAGGAGGTGGGCAGCCCCAACCTCCCCCGCTTCCTCGCCGACCACGCTGACGCGCTCCGTGCCGACCTGGCCATCAGCGCCGACGGCGGCATCTTCGGGGTCGGCGTGCCGTCGCTGACGGTGGGGTCGCGCGGGCTCGCGGGCGTGGAGGTGACCGTCACGGGCGCCAATGCCGACCTGCACTCTGGCATGTACGGCGGCGCGGTGGCCAACCCCATCATGGCGCTGGCGCACGTCCTCTCCTCCATGCAGGACGAGCAGGGCCGCGTGCTCGTCGACGGCTTCCTCGACGGGGTGGAGGAGCCCGGCCCCGCCCTGCGGCGCGCCGCGGCCGCCGTGCCGACGGACGATGACGACCCGGGCGACCTGGGCCTGACGGGGTGGTGGGGCGACCCCGCCTACACCCCCGCCGAGCGCCGCTGGCTGCGGCCCACCCTCGAGGTGAACGGCATGTGGGGCGGCTACCAGGGCGGCGGCATCAAGACCGTGCTCCCCAAGGAGGCGCACGCCAAGATCACCTGCCGGCTCGTGGCGGGCCAGGACCCCGACCGCGTGGTGCGCGCCCTGACGGAACACATAGAGCGTCACGCCCCGGCGGGCGTGACCGTGAAGGTCACGCCCCTGCCCGGGAAGGCACGCGCCTACCTGATGCCCCTCGACCACCCGGTCCTCGCCATCGCGGGGGCGGCCATGGAGGCCGTCTACGGCACCGCGCCGTTCCCCGTCTTCACGGGCGGCACCGTGCCGGTGGCCGAGCAGTTCGGCAGCGTCCTCGGCACCTGGTGCCTGTACTACGCCTTCGGCGAGCCCGACAACGGCCTGCACGCCCCCAACGAGTTCTTCCGGGTGGCGGCGCTCGAACAGGGCGCGGCGGCCACGGTGCGGCTCCTGTACGGGCTGGCGGCGGCCCCGCGGGCGCTCGCGGCTCCGATCTGA
- a CDS encoding NUDIX domain-containing protein gives MTGRATGTRHGVAVDPDHRLPDGRRSLAGAVLLHPDGRVLLQLRDDKPGIEAPGMWSLFGGGLDEGETPVAGMLREVREEIGFGVRHYRPLVVYDGWGGRFHVYLAAVDEPLERLTLTEGAGFDYWDVPAALAEPRLTAVGRLSLLALEALREERARAGGAGELVPGAGY, from the coding sequence GTGACTGGTCGCGCCACAGGCACCCGACACGGGGTGGCCGTCGACCCGGACCACCGGTTGCCCGACGGGCGCCGCTCCCTGGCCGGCGCCGTGCTGCTGCACCCCGACGGGCGCGTGCTCCTGCAGCTGCGCGACGACAAGCCCGGCATCGAGGCGCCCGGCATGTGGTCGCTGTTCGGCGGCGGCCTGGACGAGGGCGAGACGCCGGTGGCGGGGATGCTGCGCGAGGTGCGCGAGGAGATCGGTTTCGGCGTGCGGCACTACCGGCCGCTCGTCGTCTACGACGGCTGGGGCGGTCGCTTCCACGTCTACCTCGCCGCGGTGGACGAGCCGCTGGAGCGCCTGACGCTCACGGAGGGGGCCGGCTTCGACTACTGGGACGTGCCGGCCGCCCTCGCCGAACCGCGCTTGACGGCCGTGGGACGCCTGAGCCTGCTGGCGCTGGAGGCGCTGCGCGAGGAGCGTGCCCGCGCAGGCGGCGCGGGCGAACTCGTGCCCGGCGCCGGTTACTGA
- the hpaB gene encoding 4-hydroxyphenylacetate 3-monooxygenase, oxygenase component: protein MAVRDGEQFLDGLRRAPPNLYVDGARVLDPAAHPATSAAARAIAELYDLQVRPDLQDAMTFVREGGERVGMSFVEPTSVADLRRRSRMHRTWARHSLGFIGRSPDYLNVNLMACARAAAYFARGDERYGANVRRFFAHVRDHDLSLTHALTDPQVNRAVPKGQLPDPYIALGVVRETGEGVVVRGARMLATLPLADELLIFPAPGSSVADDPARYALAFAVPCSTPGLTFIAREPLWPRRSRVDHPLGSRFDELDALVTFDDVLVPWDRVFLLGDPELAAGVYGATNATYQMGHQVLNVKIVKAQAFLGVAELIVRAIGSARFQHVQQKMAELVVVLETLKALLTRAEERAAPDANGTMTPDRATMDVARAYFPQAYPRMVEILQLLGASGMIMLPSEGERAGPMADAIDKYLQAGTLAAGERLRLFRLAWDMTISAFGGRQNLYEKFFFGDPVRNAAALYHAYDMSGPLELVEQFLTGEEGGGDP from the coding sequence ATGGCGGTGCGCGACGGCGAACAGTTCCTCGACGGGCTGAGGCGGGCGCCCCCCAACCTGTACGTCGACGGCGCGCGCGTCCTCGACCCGGCCGCGCACCCGGCCACCAGCGCGGCCGCGCGCGCCATCGCCGAGCTCTACGACCTCCAGGTCAGGCCCGACCTCCAAGACGCCATGACGTTCGTGCGCGAGGGAGGCGAGCGCGTGGGCATGAGCTTCGTCGAGCCGACCAGCGTCGCCGACCTGCGGCGCCGCTCGCGGATGCACCGCACCTGGGCGCGCCACTCCCTCGGCTTCATCGGCCGCAGCCCCGACTACCTCAACGTCAACCTGATGGCGTGCGCGCGTGCCGCCGCCTACTTCGCGCGGGGCGACGAGCGCTACGGCGCCAACGTGCGGCGCTTCTTCGCGCACGTCCGCGATCACGACCTCTCGCTCACCCACGCCCTCACCGACCCGCAGGTGAACCGCGCCGTGCCGAAGGGGCAGCTGCCTGACCCGTACATCGCGCTCGGGGTCGTGCGCGAGACGGGCGAGGGCGTGGTCGTGCGCGGCGCGCGGATGCTCGCCACGCTGCCGCTGGCCGACGAGCTCCTCATCTTCCCGGCGCCGGGGTCGTCCGTGGCCGACGACCCTGCGCGCTACGCCCTCGCCTTCGCCGTCCCGTGCTCCACCCCCGGCCTAACCTTCATCGCGCGCGAGCCGCTGTGGCCGCGCCGCAGCCGCGTCGACCACCCGCTCGGCTCGCGCTTCGACGAGCTCGACGCCCTCGTGACCTTCGACGACGTCCTGGTGCCGTGGGACAGGGTGTTCCTGTTGGGCGACCCGGAGCTGGCCGCCGGCGTCTACGGCGCCACCAACGCCACCTACCAGATGGGGCACCAGGTGCTCAACGTCAAGATCGTCAAGGCCCAGGCGTTCCTCGGCGTGGCGGAGCTGATCGTCCGCGCCATCGGCAGCGCCCGCTTCCAGCACGTGCAGCAGAAGATGGCCGAGCTCGTCGTGGTGCTCGAGACCCTCAAGGCGCTCCTGACGCGAGCGGAGGAGCGGGCCGCGCCCGACGCCAACGGCACGATGACCCCGGACCGCGCCACCATGGACGTGGCGCGCGCCTACTTCCCGCAGGCGTACCCGCGCATGGTGGAGATCCTGCAGCTCCTCGGCGCCAGCGGCATGATCATGCTGCCGAGCGAGGGCGAACGCGCAGGCCCGATGGCCGACGCCATCGACAAGTACCTCCAGGCCGGCACGTTGGCCGCGGGGGAGCGCCTCAGGCTCTTCCGGCTGGCGTGGGACATGACCATCTCCGCCTTCGGCGGCAGGCAGAACCTGTACGAGAAGTTCTTCTTCGGCGACCCCGTCAGGAACGCGGCGGCGCTCTACCACGCCTACGACATGAGCGGGCCGCTGGAGCTCGTCGAGCAGTTCCTGACCGGCGAGGAAGGCGGCGGCGACCCCTGA
- a CDS encoding flavin reductase produces MTAPRGAGAPAEVFGITVSAFMSVSLEPPLVAVSIDHRARAHATLLAAERFGVSILGEGQAHLSDQFAGRPVANPEAPFEELSGFPVLRGAVAQLVLWREDALRAGDHTIFVGRVEALRRFGGEPLLYFRSAYHRLPPPAEPR; encoded by the coding sequence ATGACCGCCCCGCGCGGCGCCGGTGCCCCCGCCGAGGTGTTCGGCATCACCGTGAGCGCCTTCATGTCGGTGTCGCTCGAGCCGCCGCTCGTGGCCGTCTCCATCGACCACCGCGCCCGCGCCCACGCCACCCTCCTCGCGGCGGAGCGGTTCGGCGTGAGCATCCTGGGCGAGGGCCAGGCGCACCTCTCCGACCAGTTCGCGGGCAGGCCCGTGGCCAACCCCGAGGCGCCGTTCGAGGAGCTGAGCGGCTTCCCGGTGCTGCGGGGCGCCGTGGCGCAGCTCGTGCTGTGGCGCGAGGACGCGCTCCGCGCCGGCGACCACACCATCTTCGTCGGGCGGGTCGAGGCGCTCAGGCGCTTCGGCGGCGAGCCCCTCCTCTACTTCCGCAGCGCCTACCACCGGCTCCCGCCGCCCGCCGAGCCCCGCTGA